A DNA window from Shewanella baltica contains the following coding sequences:
- the flgE gene encoding flagellar hook protein FlgE, giving the protein MSFNIALSGISAAQKDLNTTANNIANANTIGFKESRAEFADVYANSIFSNSKTAVGGGVATSQVAQQFHQGSLQLTSNSLDMAIKGGGFFVTASEIGSLDHSFTRAGAFKVDSNNYMVDSAGNFLQTFPVDKDGNSTSVSLTTAKPVQIPDTAGSPIKTENVSLQMNLNAKESTLDPAAFDPLDPKTYNNVTSMTMYDSLGEPHIMTTYFVKPNDASYNGESNWVAYYAIDGKQVDLDGAAGTYQTDTTGDGNPDSTSTAQTTGGWKGSVLKFNSVGVYTGSDPAVVKTETLGVGGAGVLGAGADGTQDLTIKFNAPTQYAAPFAATELTQDGTTVGRLTNVEIGADGLITASYSNGSSVPLARVALVRFANEQGLTQVGNTSWKASLNSGPALAGEANSGTFGSISSSALEQSNIDLTTELVDLISAQRNFQANSRTLEVNNTLQQTVLQIR; this is encoded by the coding sequence ATGTTTACGCTAATTCTATTTTTTCAAATTCCAAAACAGCTGTCGGTGGTGGTGTCGCAACGAGTCAGGTCGCCCAGCAATTTCATCAAGGCAGCTTACAGCTGACAAGTAACTCCCTTGATATGGCAATTAAAGGCGGTGGCTTCTTTGTCACTGCCTCTGAGATTGGCAGTCTTGACCATTCGTTTACTCGTGCAGGGGCATTTAAAGTCGATTCAAATAACTACATGGTTGATTCTGCCGGTAATTTTTTGCAGACGTTCCCTGTGGATAAAGATGGTAACTCGACATCGGTAAGTTTGACTACAGCTAAACCAGTGCAAATCCCTGATACTGCAGGTAGCCCAATAAAAACTGAAAATGTCAGTTTACAAATGAATCTAAATGCTAAGGAAAGTACCCTTGACCCTGCTGCATTCGATCCTCTAGACCCTAAGACATACAATAACGTTACCTCAATGACTATGTATGACTCACTCGGTGAGCCACACATCATGACAACCTATTTTGTTAAGCCTAATGATGCCTCTTATAATGGAGAGAGCAATTGGGTGGCCTATTACGCTATTGATGGTAAACAAGTCGATCTAGATGGTGCTGCAGGTACTTATCAAACGGATACTACGGGCGATGGTAATCCTGACTCAACCAGTACAGCGCAGACAACCGGCGGTTGGAAGGGCTCTGTACTCAAGTTCAATTCTGTTGGTGTCTATACCGGTAGTGATCCAGCGGTCGTTAAGACTGAGACTTTAGGTGTGGGTGGTGCAGGCGTTTTAGGTGCTGGAGCTGATGGCACTCAAGACTTAACAATTAAGTTTAATGCGCCAACTCAATATGCTGCTCCTTTTGCGGCAACAGAGTTAACACAAGACGGTACTACTGTTGGTCGTTTAACTAACGTTGAAATTGGTGCTGATGGTTTAATTACTGCAAGTTACTCGAACGGTTCAAGTGTGCCTTTAGCACGGGTTGCCTTGGTTCGATTTGCTAACGAACAAGGTTTAACACAAGTGGGTAACACTTCGTGGAAAGCTAGCTTGAATTCTGGTCCTGCTCTTGCTGGTGAGGCAAATAGCGGTACTTTTGGTAGCATCAGTTCATCGGCGTTAGAACAATCGAATATCGATTTGACCACTGAACTGGTCGATTTGATTTCGGCGCAGCGTAACTTCCAAGCGAACTCTCGTACCCTTGAAGTAAACAACACGCTGCAACAAACCGTATTACAAATCCGCTAA
- the flgF gene encoding flagellar basal-body rod protein FlgF produces the protein MDKFLYVAMSGAKQNMNELALRANNLANANTDGFKSDMAQARSMQAFGEGLPTRVFAMTESPSANFRSGPIKTTGRDLDVAIKGDGWFAVQAKDGSEAYTRSGSLSFDSTGLLHNDRGNPVMGDAGPIVLPLPIEKVSISQDGIISVRPQGATAEVVEEVGRLKLVNPGNAQMMRGEDGLFRQMSGEPAPADPFVAVESGAVEGSNVNPVDEMVSLIDLQRQFELQVKMMKTAEENDRASSSLMRIS, from the coding sequence GTGGACAAATTCCTTTATGTCGCCATGAGTGGTGCCAAGCAAAATATGAATGAGCTGGCGCTCCGTGCGAACAACTTAGCCAACGCGAATACCGACGGTTTTAAATCCGATATGGCGCAAGCTCGCTCGATGCAGGCCTTCGGTGAAGGATTGCCGACAAGGGTGTTTGCGATGACAGAATCTCCGTCAGCAAATTTTCGCTCTGGCCCCATAAAAACCACTGGACGAGATCTCGATGTTGCCATTAAAGGCGACGGCTGGTTTGCCGTTCAGGCGAAAGATGGCAGTGAAGCTTATACCCGCTCAGGCAGTTTAAGTTTCGACTCTACGGGTTTACTACACAATGACAGGGGAAATCCTGTTATGGGAGATGCGGGCCCCATAGTGTTGCCGCTCCCTATTGAGAAGGTTTCAATTTCTCAGGATGGCATTATTTCTGTTCGACCTCAGGGCGCTACCGCTGAAGTGGTGGAAGAAGTTGGTCGCTTGAAACTCGTTAATCCCGGCAATGCGCAGATGATGCGTGGTGAAGATGGATTATTTCGACAAATGTCAGGAGAACCAGCACCAGCTGATCCTTTCGTCGCAGTTGAAAGTGGCGCAGTGGAAGGCAGTAACGTAAACCCTGTCGATGAAATGGTGTCTTTGATTGACCTTCAGCGTCAGTTTGAATTGCAAGTCAAGATGATGAAAACCGCGGAAGAAAATGATCGCGCTTCATCCTCATTAATGCGTATTAGTTAG
- the flgG gene encoding flagellar basal-body rod protein FlgG, producing the protein MHPALWISKTGLDAQQTDIAVISNNVANASTVGYKKSRAVFEDLLYQTVNQAGGVSASNTKLPNGLNIGAGTKVVATQKMFTQGNMLTTDNSLDLMIEGPGFFEIQLPDGTAAYTRNGQFTLDDTGQIVTPGSGYLLQPAITIPDNATSITVSAEGEVSVKTPGTAENQVVGQLTMTDFINPSGLDPMGQNLYTETGASGTPIQGTASLDGMGAIRQGALETSNVNVTEELVNLIESQRIYEMNSKVISAVDQMLSYVTQNL; encoded by the coding sequence ATGCATCCGGCGTTATGGATTAGTAAAACTGGCTTAGACGCACAGCAAACTGACATTGCGGTGATCTCAAACAACGTGGCGAACGCCAGCACTGTGGGCTACAAGAAAAGTCGCGCAGTATTTGAAGATTTGCTTTACCAAACAGTTAACCAAGCGGGCGGTGTCAGCGCTTCTAACACTAAGTTACCTAATGGGTTAAACATAGGTGCGGGTACCAAAGTCGTCGCCACGCAGAAAATGTTTACCCAAGGCAACATGCTGACTACGGATAACTCATTGGATCTTATGATTGAAGGCCCAGGCTTTTTTGAAATCCAGCTACCTGATGGTACTGCGGCCTATACCCGAAATGGTCAGTTTACCTTAGACGATACGGGCCAGATTGTGACACCCGGTTCTGGCTACTTGCTGCAACCCGCGATCACTATTCCTGACAATGCGACCAGTATTACCGTTTCCGCGGAGGGTGAAGTTTCAGTGAAAACCCCTGGTACTGCTGAGAACCAAGTTGTGGGTCAGTTGACTATGACGGATTTTATTAATCCATCGGGTCTAGATCCCATGGGGCAAAACTTATACACGGAAACTGGTGCGAGCGGCACGCCAATTCAAGGTACCGCTTCGTTAGATGGTATGGGAGCGATTCGTCAAGGCGCCTTAGAAACCTCTAACGTTAACGTGACCGAAGAACTGGTGAACCTTATCGAAAGTCAGCGCATTTACGAGATGAACTCCAAAGTGATTTCAGCGGTAGATCAGATGCTGTCTTATGTGACTCAGAATTTATAG
- the flgH gene encoding flagellar basal body L-ring protein FlgH, with amino-acid sequence MARYLVVAVALLLAACSSTQKKPLADDPFYAPVYPEAPPTKIAATGSIYQDSQASSLYSDIRAHKVGDIITIVLKESTQAKKSAGNQIKKGSDMTLDPIFAGGSNVSIGGVPIDLRYKDSMNTKRESDADQSNSLDGSISANVMQVLNNGSLVIRGEKWISINNGDEFIRVTGLVRSQDIKPDNTIDSTRMANARIQYSGTGTFADAQKVGWLSQFFMSDWWPF; translated from the coding sequence ATGGCTAGATATCTTGTGGTGGCCGTCGCGTTATTGCTTGCAGCCTGTAGCTCGACGCAAAAGAAACCCCTTGCGGATGATCCCTTTTACGCGCCGGTATACCCAGAGGCTCCGCCAACAAAAATTGCCGCGACAGGTTCTATTTATCAAGACAGTCAAGCATCTAGCTTGTATTCGGATATTCGTGCTCACAAAGTGGGTGACATTATCACTATCGTTTTGAAAGAGTCGACTCAAGCTAAGAAGAGTGCAGGCAATCAGATTAAAAAAGGCTCCGACATGACTTTAGATCCCATTTTTGCCGGTGGCAGTAACGTGTCTATTGGCGGAGTGCCAATTGATTTACGTTATAAAGATAGCATGAACACTAAACGTGAATCGGATGCGGATCAGAGTAATAGTTTAGATGGCAGCATCTCGGCAAACGTGATGCAAGTGTTGAATAACGGCAGCTTAGTGATCCGCGGCGAAAAATGGATCTCAATCAATAACGGTGATGAGTTTATTCGCGTCACTGGTCTCGTTCGCTCGCAGGACATTAAACCCGATAACACTATCGATTCAACGCGAATGGCCAATGCTCGTATTCAATACAGTGGCACTGGCACTTTCGCAGATGCTCAAAAAGTGGGCTGGTTAAGCCAGTTCTTTATGAGCGACTGGTGGCCCTTCTAA
- a CDS encoding flagellar basal body P-ring protein FlgI, with product MKYKLVLAVAVLVFSLPSQAERIKDIANVQGVRSNQLIGYGLVVGLPGTGEKTSYTEQTFMTMLKNFGINLPDNVKPKIKNVAVVAVHADMPAFIKPGQDLDVTVSSLGEAKSLRGGTLLQTFLKGVDGNVYAIAQGSLVVSGFSADGLDGSKVIQNTPTVGRIPNGAIVERSVATPFSTGDYLTFNLRRSDFSTAQRMADAINELLGPDMARPLDATSVQVNAPRDVSQRVSFLATLENLDVIPAEESAKVIVNSRTGTIVVGQNVRLLPAAITHGGMTVTIAEATQVSQPNALANGQTTVTSNSTITATESDRRMFMFNPGTTLDELVRAVNLVGAAPSDVLAILEALKVAGALHGELIII from the coding sequence ATGAAATATAAACTGGTGTTAGCCGTTGCCGTGCTAGTGTTTTCTCTACCTAGTCAGGCTGAACGAATTAAAGATATTGCCAATGTGCAGGGCGTACGCAGTAACCAGTTGATCGGTTATGGCTTAGTGGTTGGTTTGCCGGGAACGGGTGAGAAAACCAGTTATACCGAGCAGACCTTTATGACTATGCTGAAAAATTTCGGCATTAATCTTCCTGACAACGTCAAACCAAAGATTAAAAACGTTGCTGTGGTTGCCGTACACGCCGATATGCCAGCCTTTATCAAACCGGGTCAAGATCTTGACGTCACCGTATCTAGCTTAGGCGAAGCCAAAAGTTTACGCGGTGGCACCTTGCTACAAACCTTTTTGAAAGGTGTTGACGGTAATGTGTATGCCATAGCCCAAGGCAGCTTAGTGGTGAGTGGTTTTAGTGCAGATGGTTTAGATGGTTCAAAGGTCATTCAAAATACCCCAACAGTTGGCCGTATACCCAATGGCGCGATTGTTGAGCGCAGTGTGGCGACCCCATTTTCAACTGGCGATTATTTGACGTTTAACCTACGTCGTTCTGATTTCTCTACCGCACAACGGATGGCCGATGCGATTAATGAGCTATTAGGCCCTGATATGGCGCGTCCTTTAGACGCAACATCTGTGCAGGTCAATGCTCCGCGTGATGTATCACAACGGGTGTCTTTTTTAGCAACGCTTGAAAACCTTGATGTTATTCCTGCAGAAGAATCTGCCAAAGTGATTGTTAACTCACGTACCGGAACCATAGTGGTTGGGCAAAACGTGCGTTTACTCCCAGCGGCGATTACCCATGGCGGCATGACAGTCACGATTGCTGAGGCAACCCAGGTTTCACAGCCAAATGCCTTGGCTAATGGTCAAACAACCGTCACCAGCAATAGTACGATTACAGCGACAGAAAGTGATCGCCGTATGTTTATGTTTAATCCAGGCACTACGCTGGATGAGCTGGTTAGAGCGGTTAACTTGGTCGGTGCAGCCCCTTCAGATGTGTTAGCAATACTGGAAGCGTTAAAAGTGGCAGGAGCTTTGCATGGTGAACTTATCATCATCTAA
- the flgJ gene encoding flagellar assembly peptidoglycan hydrolase FlgJ, whose amino-acid sequence MEKLSSSSHFLDLGGLDSLRAQAQKDEKGALKKVAQQFEGIFVQMLMKSMRDANAVFKSDSPLNSQYTQFYEQMRDQQLSVDLSDKGVLGLADMMVQQLSPETSHFTPASVLRDDGGMKMLHDAKALNVPMQSAAAPVVEPTVVNHGVPTAIARPAFEPDRAMDANSSMDIDTPHRLLAIDTPKPSWSEQSLSVVDPVISGQVLPTAAFRETQKIVRFGSREEFLATLYPHAEKAAKALGTQPEVLLAQSALETGWGQKIVRGNNGAPSHNLFNIKADRRWQGDKANVSTLEFEHGVAVQQKADFRVYSDFEHSFNDFVSFIAEGDRYQDAKKVAASPTQFIRALQDAGYATDPRYAEKVIKVMQSISEELKSILPGEDK is encoded by the coding sequence ATGGAAAAGCTTTCAAGTTCATCACATTTTCTTGACCTGGGCGGCTTAGATTCACTCCGCGCCCAGGCACAGAAGGATGAGAAGGGCGCCTTGAAAAAGGTCGCCCAACAATTTGAAGGTATTTTCGTGCAAATGCTGATGAAAAGTATGCGCGATGCCAATGCGGTTTTTAAGTCTGATAGTCCTCTCAATAGCCAATACACTCAGTTTTACGAACAGATGCGCGATCAGCAGTTATCGGTCGATTTATCTGACAAAGGGGTATTGGGCCTTGCCGATATGATGGTGCAGCAACTCTCCCCTGAAACCAGTCATTTCACGCCAGCATCGGTATTACGCGACGATGGCGGTATGAAAATGCTCCATGATGCTAAAGCCCTTAACGTGCCAATGCAGAGTGCAGCCGCTCCAGTGGTTGAACCCACAGTTGTTAATCATGGTGTCCCCACTGCCATTGCTCGACCAGCATTTGAGCCCGATCGCGCCATGGATGCAAATTCATCAATGGACATTGATACGCCTCATCGTTTACTGGCAATTGATACACCTAAGCCAAGCTGGAGCGAACAGTCACTTTCTGTCGTCGACCCTGTGATTAGCGGCCAAGTTTTGCCTACGGCAGCCTTTAGGGAAACCCAGAAGATAGTCCGTTTCGGTAGCCGAGAAGAGTTTTTGGCGACCTTATACCCACACGCTGAAAAAGCGGCAAAAGCATTAGGCACCCAACCAGAAGTATTGTTGGCGCAATCGGCACTTGAAACCGGCTGGGGACAAAAAATTGTTCGCGGCAATAACGGCGCGCCAAGTCATAACCTATTCAATATTAAAGCTGATCGCCGTTGGCAGGGTGATAAAGCGAACGTCAGCACCTTAGAATTCGAACACGGTGTGGCTGTGCAGCAAAAAGCCGACTTCCGTGTTTACAGTGACTTTGAGCATAGCTTCAACGATTTTGTGTCCTTCATTGCCGAAGGCGATCGTTATCAAGATGCGAAGAAAGTGGCGGCTTCGCCAACTCAGTTTATTCGAGCTTTGCAGGATGCGGGTTATGCCACAGATCCTCGATATGCTGAAAAAGTCATTAAAGTGATGCAGTCCATCAGTGAAGAGCTGAAATCAATTCTGCCAGGAGAAGACAAATGA
- the flgK gene encoding flagellar hook-associated protein FlgK: MAVDLLNIARTGVLASQSQLGVTSNNIANANTAGYHRQVATQSTLESQRLGNSFYGTGTYVNDVKRIYNDYAARELRIGQTTLSAAEASYGKLSELDQLFSQIGKVVPQSLNDLFSGLNSVADLPADLGIRSSTLTNAQQVASSLNQMQSYLNGQLDQTNDQITGMTKRINEIGTELAKLNLELMKSPNQDAQLLDKQDALVQELSQYAQVNVIPQENGAKSIMLGGSVMLVSGEIAMSMGTQAGNPFPKELQLNSSIGSQSVTVDPSKLGGQLGAMFDYRDQTLIPAGHELDQLALGVADNFNKMQAQGIDLNGQLGANIFKDINDPMMSLGRAAGFSGNTGNATLGVTIDDTSLLTGGAYELSFTSPATYELRDTETGTITPLTLTGSILSGGSGFSIDIKAGAMASGDRFAIRPTAGASNGIEVVMKDPKGIAAASPKITADAANSGNTQVKLTQIGNRNAANFPVTGSELTIKLDTTVLPPTYEAFDAAGTSLGAATTYTPPSISAFGFTFEVDSTAAAANDRFTFDLSFAEGDNSNAVAMAKLSESKVMNSGKSALADVFENTKLDIGSKTKAAEVRTGSAEAVYQQAYARVESESGVNLDEEAANLMRFQQAYQASARIMTTAQQIFDTLLSSVR, encoded by the coding sequence ATGGCCGTTGATCTGCTGAATATTGCGCGAACTGGGGTGCTTGCCTCCCAGTCGCAACTGGGTGTCACCAGTAATAACATTGCTAACGCCAATACCGCGGGTTACCACAGACAAGTGGCAACCCAGTCGACTCTAGAATCACAGCGTTTAGGCAATAGCTTTTATGGCACTGGAACTTACGTTAATGACGTTAAGCGTATCTACAATGACTATGCCGCAAGAGAGTTGCGCATTGGCCAAACAACGCTCAGTGCCGCCGAAGCCAGCTACGGTAAATTGAGTGAACTCGATCAGCTATTTTCACAAATAGGCAAAGTTGTGCCACAAAGCTTGAATGATCTGTTTTCAGGGCTAAATAGCGTAGCGGACTTACCTGCAGATTTGGGTATCCGCAGCTCGACCTTAACGAATGCGCAGCAAGTCGCGAGTAGCCTGAATCAGATGCAGTCTTATTTGAATGGTCAGCTCGATCAGACGAATGACCAGATAACCGGCATGACCAAGCGTATCAATGAGATAGGTACTGAGCTGGCAAAGTTAAATCTAGAGTTGATGAAGTCGCCGAATCAAGATGCGCAGCTGCTCGATAAGCAAGATGCACTCGTTCAAGAGTTGAGTCAGTACGCCCAAGTGAATGTCATCCCGCAAGAAAATGGCGCCAAGAGTATCATGCTCGGTGGCTCTGTGATGCTGGTTTCCGGTGAGATTGCCATGAGTATGGGGACTCAAGCGGGTAACCCATTTCCCAAAGAGTTACAGCTTAACTCAAGTATTGGCTCGCAAAGCGTCACTGTTGACCCAAGTAAACTTGGCGGTCAGCTAGGAGCTATGTTTGATTATCGTGACCAGACGTTAATTCCCGCAGGTCATGAGCTTGACCAATTAGCTTTGGGCGTGGCGGATAACTTCAACAAAATGCAAGCGCAAGGCATTGACCTCAATGGGCAACTCGGCGCCAATATCTTCAAAGATATCAATGATCCTATGATGTCCTTAGGCCGTGCAGCCGGTTTTTCTGGTAACACTGGCAATGCAACATTAGGCGTCACCATCGATGACACCAGTCTATTAACTGGTGGTGCCTACGAGCTGTCATTTACCTCGCCTGCCACTTATGAGTTGAGAGATACAGAAACGGGGACGATAACACCGCTGACGTTAACGGGCTCGATATTATCGGGTGGTTCTGGATTTTCAATTGACATAAAAGCAGGCGCTATGGCGTCGGGGGATCGCTTTGCCATTCGCCCGACAGCGGGCGCCTCAAATGGCATTGAAGTTGTCATGAAAGACCCTAAAGGCATTGCCGCCGCATCCCCAAAGATTACCGCAGATGCCGCTAACTCGGGTAATACCCAAGTTAAGTTGACTCAAATTGGCAATCGCAATGCCGCAAATTTCCCTGTGACGGGCAGTGAATTGACAATAAAGCTCGATACCACAGTGTTGCCACCCACCTATGAAGCATTCGATGCCGCAGGAACATCACTTGGGGCTGCTACAACTTATACCCCACCGAGTATCAGCGCCTTTGGTTTTACCTTTGAAGTGGACAGCACAGCTGCAGCGGCTAATGACAGATTTACCTTCGATTTATCCTTCGCCGAGGGTGATAACTCCAATGCTGTCGCTATGGCTAAGTTGAGCGAAAGCAAGGTGATGAATAGTGGCAAGTCGGCCTTAGCGGATGTGTTCGAGAATACTAAGCTCGATATTGGCAGCAAAACGAAAGCGGCCGAAGTGCGTACAGGTTCGGCTGAGGCTGTATATCAGCAAGCTTATGCGCGCGTAGAGAGTGAGTCGGGCGTGAACTTAGATGAAGAAGCCGCAAATTTAATGCGTTTTCAGCAAGCCTATCAAGCCTCTGCGCGGATCATGACGACCGCACAGCAGATTTTTGACACCTTATTATCCTCAGTGCGTTAG
- the flgL gene encoding flagellar hook-associated protein FlgL, whose product MRLSSAQLFNQSITSVLQKQTATSKILDQLSSGKKVNTAGDDPVASQGIDNLNQKNALVDQFMKNIDYATNRLAVTESKLGSAEDLTGSMREQVMRAINGTLSGTERQMIADEMKGSLEELLSIANSKDESGNYMFSGFSTDKEPFAFDNSTPPKIVYSGDSGVRNSLVQTGVAMGTNIPGDSAFMKAPNGLGDYSVNYLASQQGEFSVKTAKIADAATYVADTYTFNFTDNGAGGTNLQVLDSANNPVANVANFDATNPVSFNGIDVKIDGKPGAGDSFTMEPQAEVSIFDTISSAIALIEDPNSANTPQGRAQLAQILNNVDSGVNQISSARSVAGNNLKVVESYTETHTEEKVVNTSALSLLEDLDYASAITEFEKQQLALNAVSNVFSKVGSVSLFDFI is encoded by the coding sequence ATGCGATTATCATCCGCGCAGCTCTTTAATCAAAGCATTACCAGTGTGCTGCAAAAGCAAACAGCGACCAGCAAAATTCTTGACCAATTGAGCAGTGGTAAGAAAGTCAATACTGCGGGTGACGATCCTGTGGCGTCACAGGGTATCGATAATCTGAATCAAAAAAATGCACTCGTCGATCAGTTTATGAAGAACATTGATTATGCAACGAATCGTCTTGCCGTGACTGAAAGTAAACTCGGTAGTGCTGAAGATTTGACCGGTTCGATGCGTGAGCAAGTTATGCGCGCGATAAACGGCACACTATCTGGAACTGAGCGGCAAATGATTGCCGATGAGATGAAAGGCAGCTTGGAAGAGTTGCTTTCTATTGCGAATAGTAAGGATGAATCTGGCAATTATATGTTCTCCGGTTTCAGTACCGATAAAGAACCTTTTGCTTTTGATAATTCGACGCCGCCTAAAATTGTGTATAGCGGTGATTCTGGCGTCAGAAATAGTTTAGTGCAAACGGGTGTTGCCATGGGGACAAACATCCCTGGCGATAGCGCGTTTATGAAAGCACCCAATGGACTTGGTGATTATAGCGTCAATTATTTGGCCAGCCAGCAGGGTGAGTTTAGCGTTAAAACGGCGAAAATTGCTGACGCTGCAACTTATGTGGCTGATACATATACGTTTAACTTTACTGATAATGGCGCTGGTGGCACGAATTTACAAGTGCTCGATTCTGCCAATAATCCTGTCGCAAACGTCGCTAATTTTGATGCGACCAATCCCGTTAGTTTTAATGGTATAGACGTTAAAATTGATGGAAAACCCGGCGCTGGCGATAGTTTCACCATGGAACCCCAGGCCGAGGTCAGTATTTTCGATACGATCAGCAGTGCGATTGCATTAATCGAAGACCCTAATTCTGCCAACACGCCTCAAGGGCGAGCTCAGTTGGCACAGATATTGAATAACGTTGATAGTGGCGTCAATCAAATTAGTTCTGCCAGAAGTGTGGCGGGGAATAATCTGAAAGTTGTCGAAAGTTACACAGAGACACATACCGAGGAGAAAGTGGTTAACACATCAGCGCTATCACTCTTGGAAGATCTCGATTATGCATCAGCGATTACGGAATTTGAAAAGCAACAGCTTGCATTGAACGCAGTCTCTAACGTTTTTAGTAAGGTGGGTTCTGTTTCCCTGTTCGACTTTATTTAA
- a CDS encoding flagellin N-terminal helical domain-containing protein gives MAITVNTNVTSMKAQKNLNTSGNALATSMERLSSGLRINSAKDDAAGLAISNRLNSQVRGLEVGMRNANDGISVAQVAEGAMQEQTNMLQRMRDLAVQSVNGANSTSDKEALQAEIDQLTSEITAISNSTAFGDTKLLSGGFTGKSFQVGHQEGENISISISGTDATTLGVNALVVSSDTAASTAIGAIDSALKLIDTQRATLGAVQNRLAHNISNSANTQSNVADAKSRIVDVDFAKETAQMTKNQVLQQTGSSMLAQANQLPQVALSLLG, from the coding sequence ATGGCTATTACAGTTAATACCAACGTGACTTCAATGAAGGCACAAAAGAATTTAAATACATCTGGAAATGCACTCGCGACATCAATGGAAAGATTATCTAGTGGTTTGCGGATTAATAGTGCGAAAGATGATGCTGCTGGTTTAGCTATTTCTAATCGGCTGAATTCACAGGTCCGCGGCCTAGAAGTTGGAATGCGAAATGCAAATGATGGAATTTCTGTTGCTCAAGTTGCTGAAGGCGCAATGCAAGAGCAGACCAATATGCTACAGCGTATGCGAGACCTCGCTGTACAATCTGTCAATGGTGCAAACTCCACTAGTGACAAAGAAGCACTACAAGCTGAAATAGATCAGTTAACTTCAGAAATTACGGCAATTTCTAATTCAACAGCATTCGGTGATACTAAATTGCTTAGTGGTGGATTCACTGGCAAAAGTTTCCAAGTAGGCCATCAAGAAGGTGAGAACATTTCTATCTCAATTTCTGGTACAGATGCGACGACTTTAGGTGTTAATGCATTGGTAGTTTCTAGTGATACTGCAGCTTCAACTGCTATCGGTGCTATTGATAGTGCATTGAAATTGATTGATACTCAACGTGCGACGTTAGGTGCTGTTCAAAACCGCTTAGCTCATAACATTAGTAATAGTGCAAATACCCAATCAAACGTTGCAGATGCAAAGAGCCGTATTGTTGATGTAGACTTTGCGAAAGAAACTGCGCAAATGACAAAGAATCAAGTTCTGCAGCAAACTGGTAGTTCTA